In Zygosaccharomyces rouxii strain CBS732 chromosome A complete sequence, the genomic window TGTTTGGAAACCGAGAACggatttcaaaaagaaaagccCTGGTATTCCTGATTTTCAAGTTGTCATCTACAACAAAAACGACCCAAATCAACATTTTCCTACTTATCACGAATTACAGGAAATATTTCAATACCTGGACTacaaatttgaatttttatcagaaATTGACGATAAATGGGATTGGGATGACCATTCTTATCACGATGGTAAATTAAGAAGTCAAACAGTAGCTAACGtcaaatcaaagaatgcCGGTGTTGCCGCAGATTCCAAAAAATCACAGAAGGTGAAACCAAAGAGGAAACCTAAGCCTAAATCTCCACGAGTTCAACAAAAGATACGGctgaaaaatggattccGTAGTTTCCTCTTGGCGGTTATGGATGATGGTATGATaagttttatcaaaatctcGGAAACTGATTTTGGTTCTGAAAACGTTTGGTATGTACCACAACTAACAACTAAAAAGCCAACTTTATAAGCCTTTTCGCCCCTTTAATACATAGTTCTAATAATGATATCTACCCACTGAATTTGGAGTACAAATTTTCATCGAATACTGACGGTCTGTTGTAAAAGGAAGTTGGATTTTGTTGCAACTCCCTTTCCTCCTTTTCAAACTCTTGCTGTAGAGAACGTCGTGGACCAAACTCCTTTGGAGGAACAGGAGGTGCAAGTGAACTGTTATTGCCAAATACTGGTGTGGTCTCTACTGTAGGACGCACAAAACTGCTACCATAGGTTCTCGGAGGTATCATAGGTGTAGCGGGGatggaagatgaaagatttaaatttttgaattgaGATTCTAGATTCACTTGACGAGGATCAGCGTTACTATTTGTAGCGGATCCCGTGAGCGGTTGCACCACAGGTTGTGAAGCCGCCGAGGACGCAAGACCTTTACTGATCTTTAATAAAGAGTCATAAAATGCCAATCCCTTTGGCAAATCAGCACAAAAGACAGCAAAATTTGCTACGGCTTCTTGTATTTTATCAAAGAATCTCTGGCGTTCCTCCATACGTAGCTTCTCTTCCCCTGATGCGTCCTCCACACCAGAAAGCTtagaaatttcatcgaGCTCTGCTCTCATTTCACAGATGGTAGCAGATTGTTTGAAAACAGTAGCCTCGACTCTAGCACTGAAAGgcttgaatttttccaattctactTCAAACATATGTTTGAGTTCTGAATCTGTAGAACCTCTGTTAACCAAAATCTTTTTGGTAATGTCATCATTGTTAGCTTCCTCCTTCAATTCACTTAGACTTCTTCCACGTTCCTCCTTGAGTAGCCTCAAATCTTCACACAATTGCTTtaatttacccaattttgaaagtaCTGCCTCCGTCTTAGTGTCATCTATATCTAAGAGACTAGGCTGATTGGAATTGTCTACCTCAAATTTACCCCAAGTTGCCCAGAGTACTTCATTATTCTTTAATAACTTAAGCTCTGGAATGAATGGTTTAACCAATGAAAAAAGCTTATCGTCAGATTCAGAAGCCTCCAATAAAGCAGACTTCAACTTGACAGTATTCTCCCTTTGCTCAGGAGGCATTGTAGACAAAGTATTCATAATCTTTTGTCGTATTTCATTGATTTTCCTCATCTGTTCGTCTACATCATTGAATTTACTATCTTGGACGGTTCTGCTCCAggaaatcaattgatctttcaTCATATCCACTTGAGGATTACCGGAACCCGAAGTGGATCCAGTTTTATACCTAGCCTCCATATCAGTTATAAATTTCGGTAAATTAGTAAATTCCATGTAGGAAGTGTACTCCCAATTGGCAGTTTCCGCAACATCTATCTCGTTTCTTAGAAAACGTGCCTTTTCCTCTGAATAGATactttccttttcatatATCTCCATGGGCACGATTCCCTGATACAGCGTATCGCATTTTTCTGCGACCATATTCACATATGGTTCCAACTGTCCTGGAAAACTAGTAGATTTCACGGCATCCATCGATTTTATTACTTCTAATTGAACACTCTGCGGGATGGCATCATGATAGATGAAATCGTTATCCCTTGTCACCTGTCTCTTTTTATCCTCCAACTCTTCTTTGAAACCAGTGAAATCTataaattctttcaaactGATTTTATAGGGTAAAGACGATACAAGGTAATCACCAGCCAAATTCAGAAATGCTATAGCCTCACCATACTTGTTCTGCTGTTCAAGAGCAACGGCATAGTAATAAGCAGTTACtgctttgaaaaaaaacatTTTACAAGTAACGAGCGACCTCCATTTGATATCACCGTAATCTCTAacctcttcatcttcatcctcaaAAAACCCATGGCAGGTCTCGTAAAGTGATGCTGCAGCATAAGATAGTTTACTCACGAGTGAAGCTTGCTTAGTGGGATCTGGAccatttatcaatttcaacaaaaaCAATTCTTGAGCCTGTGCATGACAGAGTTCAGCCAAGAATTTGGTAATATCTGCTCGTAAATCCAAGGATGGGGAATTCAAAAAGTTTTCAGAAAGATATTCGAAACATGCAACTGCATTCATTAAATAGGTTAACGATGCCTTGTAATCCTTATTcactttttcttttgcCAGTTCCGTAAGCAATGCACCAATATTGTAAAGAATGCACGATTTCTCCAAGATTACGTTGTACTGCGAATGTTTTTGAGCCTTGAGTGCAGAATCGTATTCAGCTTCATACCAAGTAAAATGGAGTCTTAGTTGTGGACTGTTATTTCCAATACGGAGATGTAATTGTTCTAAAAAGGCATAATAGATGAAATTCTGCTCCAGTAACGCTTCTAATGCCAATTCTCCGTTTGCATTGTTTCTAAGATGATTTAATTCACCCGCCAACTTGTCGTTGTAGAACTGTGACCACTGTGCAGAACCATacgatcttttcaaatagGAGACTAAGCCCTTTTTCCAATCAATAGCTTCAGTATCCTTGAGCTTCAAGGTAGCTAGACACGCTTTCATCGCCGATTAGAGCTGCTATATTGTGATCTTGATGACAAGTACGGCTCCAAAAGCTTAGATTTCAGTCTTCACCCAAGGCAACCCCTGTACGTTAAAGATGAACAGGTGCCATTTTAAGCACGTGAATATCATGTGATCAGATATTTTATGGAGTCACGTGAGATTCACATGATCATGAAATGCTCTTCAACatctgatgaaaaaatctACGTAAGAACAGTTGAAGACGATGCATCTGATTGACCAGCTTCATCCACATCATTGTAGCCCTTATCCTCGACTCGGATCACTGCTTTCTAGTATCATGATCAAATCCGTCACATTAGGCTTAACTTCGAAGCCACTTCTGTACAAAAACTGTATCCAAGTTCGTCCTCTTTCCAGTACTAGGGTCATACTTGAAAAGAGTAATTCCAAGGCCAATAAAACTCCTGTGGACTTCAATGCAAGACATCTAGGTGTCTCTACTGAAGTATATGTTCCTccatcaattggtaatttacCTAGCGTTTTTTCACACCCAGTTGTGGTATTTAATGCACTTATAAGAAGGATTTATACACTAGGTTTGAACACAGTGCAAGTGGGTATTTTCCGCTACCAATCTGGATTAAAACCAAATTTCttactttggaagaataGAGCCATTCAAAACTATGTGAATGTGAATACTGCATTTGCCCAAAAAAAGGTTTCAAACGTCAAGTCTCAAATTTCTCTATGGGTGGAGGAAGCTCTTGAAGCCAGATCAAAACAATTACCCAAACATATGCAATTGGAATGGCAATTGGTCAAATTTAATGAAGTTCCTAAAGTTGTTTCTGTTCAAGCGATGATGATTCCTGGTAGACCATTGGAAcatattcaattgatctacaGATTTAATACAAAACAGAGATTAATTAagttgaataaaaaatctGGTAATACCGACAAGTTGGACAGAGACGTGGTGGATTATTTAGTTTATCTTTGTGATGCTTCCACCAACAACCTCATTCTCATGGGCTCCGTTTTCGAAAGTCGACCAGACAGTAAATTACCAAAGAACTTAGAAGACAGTACTCAAGCCGCCATCCACAGGATGAAAATGAGCGGAGACTTGTTCAGACTGCCCCCTCAATGATAGGAGCATATATTCTAAATCGTGTAAATACTTTTGTGATCTTATTCTCGTTTTTATAATCTATAAAGAAATGAGGACGAAACTTTAGAAGATAAAATATCTCACTACAAATCATTTCGTTTCCATGACATTGACATAACCTCTACCTGGCTTCTTCTTACGTCTTGTGGAGCCAGCAGTACCTCCTGCTAAGTTCAGTAAATCATCTAGACCATTGGCTTTCTTCCCTGCTAAATTGACACCGGAATTACTAGAAGATGGAGGAGCTACTGATGATACTTCAGAGCTACTATGACTGGTGGTAGCAGAGAGGGCAGGAGACGCCAACGGTTCACCAGTGATAGGATTTTTAGGAGCCACAGGACCAGGTACAGGTTTAGGAGGAGCAGTCAGACTTCCAGAGCGAGGCTTGGTCTTTGGACCATTGTCCATACGTTTAACCACAGGAGGAGGAGGTGGTGGGGTGGAAAACGTCTCCTTTTCTTCCTCGGTTGCATTGTTGTTAACCCAAcgttttaatttttcatcataatGGAAATTCCTCTTTTTATTACCCAGCTTGGCTTTGATTGGCTTCTTCTCATTAGGATCTTTCTTCAACCAGCTGAACCAACCGCTAGAAGATTTCTCTTTATTTTCTCTGTCCTTTTTAGCCTTTTCAGCTCTTTCTTGCTCACGAcgttcttcttcctcctcctcctctttggccttcttttcttcttcttgcttACGTTTCacttcatcctcatcctcatcttctgaCTCATCTTCTACTACATCATCATATTGAGTCTCAGGAGGCTGCACAACCATTGGGGAAAATGCCCTGACTTCGGGAGTTCTCTTGATTACAGGTTCGAAAGTCTCCGTAGAAACTTGCTCCGGTTCCTTCGCCGGATCAAATCTACTGATTGGATTAGGCCTATCAGTTGTTGAACTCTCTTGCTTCAAGGCGGGTGTGGAGAAAGCTTCATGAGGTGTTGAGGAACTGTTAACAagttcatcttctttaacctGTTTGGAAGCCCCAGTTTCTTCCACAAACATACCCAAGCCATTGACATCCACCTCTGGGGTACTTTGGGCTTTGAGTGCAGGAGATGTATCTTGGGCGACACCCTTCGGAAGGTAAGACCTCCTACTAGACGAAGCTTTCCTTACAGGGCTGTTGGTTGCATATGGATTAGTTCTAATAATAGGAGGTGGGTTTACTTTACCTCCAGAGATGGAATTAGGTTCAGATGCTTCCATTCTAATCCCAAGACCAGCCTCATTCTTCGTAGCCGCCGCAGGTGTTTTTCCATCCACCGATTGTGACGCAATTGGTGGGCTATTGGCAGAGACTGGAGGCAGTTGTCGTCCATCAGGCTTTCTCAAAGTCTCACCAGAACTTTTTTCAACCATAGCTGGGGGGTTTGAGCTTACTGAAGGACTATCCCTTGGGGGTGGTACCGCCCATGAGGATTGATAATTACGTAGAACGGTACGCTCAGTGTCACTATCTTCCTCCGTGGCACTTTCTGTGGCTACCGTTGAAACAGGAGAACTCTCATTACCATGGAGCACGGAATGAGCTCCCAAAAATGGTCTCTCAGCCAAAAGTTGATGACCATCGTTAGCAATCTTACGACTAGAACtctttggtaaaatttccGGAGGTAAATCGCTCTCCTCAGATGATTCCTCCAATTGCTCTCCTAACAATGACACATCGGCCAATCTCTTTCCTGCGTTTACACTTCCCTTGCGAACTGAAGAAGTATCAGAAACAGCTGAAGATCTtctcaaaagatttggagTTGAACTATAGTGCTGTGACTTCTTCATTGAGGGTTTCTCACCATCTGAGAGAGTAGAATCCAAAGTTTCCTGAGCTTTTCCGCTGAAAGGAGGAAATTCTTGTTGGAAATTTGGAACATTATTCGAAGATTCTGGAGAGAAACCCGAAGAAGAGGGGAATACACCCCCAATAGGTTGCATAGTATGAACTCTTCTCAGTTGAGGAGGTGCACTCCCTGAAGATGTTGCATGCAAGGGAGCATATTGAGAAACCTTCGGAGAACCTTGATAGTTGTTCACATTCGATGGGCGACGAACATGTGGTTCAGGTTGACTTTTACCTCCATAGACTTCCTCGATGGGAACCGGATTACGAATTGGACTATGTCCAATAACCTGTGCAGGGATAATTGGGTCCGACTGACCGTAAGAAGGCTTTTTTGAATGGCCCTGATAAGGAACAAATGGAGTTTGACTCAAATCAATTGTAGAATTGTTCCTAGAGGATACGGGTGTGAAACCATCAAACACTTTTTTACCGgaagatttcttcatcaaggAATCATCGTCGCCTCCAATAAACTTATTAAACGACTTATCCAAATGACCCCATACACTGCTTAGCTTAGGCTTACCTAACCAGCCTGTAGAAGTACCTGCAATAGAGGCATTCAAGTTGTTCAGTTGGTTAGTTAGATTAATTGAGAAAGCGTCTTTTCTCGGAAGATTTCTCAAGGTGCCACTCAAATAATCTGTATACTTTGATGCTGCAGTCGTGAGTCCACGCTCCTGTAAGCAGGCAGCATGGTGAAGTTTTTGTGGGATTAAGACGGGGAAGGCTTTGGAATCTGCAACACAGAACTCATAAATTTCTGAAAATATCATACCCTCTAGAGAATATGGACTGCCAACAAACTCAAACTTCACGTCAACGTTAGGAAGAACTGGAGTTGAAGATAGTGGTAAGTTCGCAATCATAAATAGAATGCAAGCAGGTAGCTTCATTTCCTTACGGTATAGAAAAATACCGTATTCCACCAAAAATTCAACCACAACTGGCGGAACTTCAAGGTTACCGGATGTAGGTGGGGCGATACCAGAAGTAACATTGTTAAGCACAGCGGCTACCACCATTCTCCAATTTTCTAGGGCCCATCTGCCTTTTGCTTCATTGACATAAAACTCCTGGAAAGCAGTCTTAGAGCTCCCAACGAAAACTTGGAAAACCAAAGAAAgcaaattggttaaaaacATGGAGTCATCAGCGGCTATTTCGATCTCACTGGCTAAGTAGCTTTTAACCACCTCAGaccatttttctttacCCATCAAACTTCCTATTAACAGAGCCATAGAAAAATCTTTCATTTCCAACGCAAGTTGGAGAGCTTCTTGTTGTCCACCAGTTTGCAAATAAGCGGATATCCTCATCTGATTATTTGCATCCAACTTACCAGCACTTGGTAATTGCTTGGGTTGCATAACAGGTTGAGACAAATAGAGGAATAACTCATCGGAGTTGTACAAGACCCTTGAAATATCCTTGAAATTTATATTATCGGTCAactttaattttaaaagagaTAATACCGTCAAACCTAAATTATTATCGTCAGAGAATTCATCTGCATGATCCTCTAACCACTTCTGTAGATCCTTCCCTTTTGTTTTATTCTTAACCAAAGGACCAGGGAAAGACTTCAAAAAGTTTTTGGAGTTCAAAACTGTATCCACATTAACAAGTTTGAAGTCTTGGACTGACGAACTTGACCCAAGGAGATATGCATTCTGACCATTTTCACTGGAAATTCcgtaaagaaatttttcagaagaaCTCCAACTAAATAGAGGGAACTGATGCTGTGAAAGAGCCTCATTATCAACTGGCCTAGGTATTTGCGCATCATGCGGTCTACTAACTTCTTGAGGTTGAGTTGACTTCATATAGGCATTGATGGTAGACAAAGGATTTGGAACTCCAACAGGTCCTGCAGGGGGTGATGTGTACTGATATTGAGGGTGTACAGTCGGAGCATACTTCGAAGTATATTCATTTTGGTTAGGAGCATAAACGcttgaatttgatcttGCATGTACTCTGTTTGCTGTCTGTCTTCCTCTACCATTTATGGGGGGAGCAACATTGGCAGAAGCTCCAGCAGGCGATAAAGCTTCTGGAGCTGCACTTGTTCCAGCAGTGGTAACATTAGCGCCGTAAGGAGGAAAAGGTATATTTTGAGCCGCCATTGGCGGAGCATTGGGTAAAGGTAAATTCTGAGCCTGCTGGGGTGGAACATTGCCAACGGGCTTAGGAAATACAGAAGGAATAGGTAACGGCTTGCTCATATTTGGTGGTGCATAAGGTCCGTTAACTGAAGCCCCGACATTTACTGGAGGAACCCCAGCTTGTTTAGCACTCATTGGACCTGCGACACTCGAAGCTGGAGGGTAGACTGCTGCTTTAGAAGGAGAATTTGGAGCGTACTTACTTGCTGGTCCGACTGGAACATGTGGGGGAGAAACTGAAAAGCCTGGAGGAAGCGATGCTGATGCTCCTGCTGATATCGGGCCACCAGCTGACACATTAGAGAACCCTCTCGTTCTAACAGCGGGCGCATACTGCGACCTCGTAGATGATTTTCGGCTACCAGGCAATGGGACAGCTTGAGGGGCTGTCAGTTGGTTACCCAATGGCAATGTATTTTGGGGCAGAACGACACCTTGAGGGGGTAATGGTGACTGTATTTTACTCTTAGAGGCATTGGCTACAGCAGCATATGGATTACTTGGTAAAGATGCGACAGAGTTATTTCTACTGCTTCTTGGTGGCGCCTGACCACCCAGTTCAAATGGCGGAGGAGAACTAAAATGAGAAGAAGGGACTCCTACAGGTTTAGCATGAACCTTTTCCGCCTTCTTACTAACCAGATCCATAGGAAAATCAAATGCAtctgattttttcttttcttgattAATCTTTTCGATGACCTTCTGGCCCTCCACAATGTTACGTTGCTGAGAACCTAAACCAGATGACACTTGGGGTTGAGGGGGAACGATGCTGGTACCAGTATTTGCTCTTACCGCCTGAGGGGGCACAACAGTTTGGAACCCATGGTGCTGCAGGTTCTGACCATTTGCCTGAGGTATATTACTTGGTTTGTATCTCGAGGTTGCCTCATGAGAAAAAGTTGGAGAGTTGAGGGAGGAAGCAGCAGCACTGCTAGTATGAGTCTGAGGTTGTTCAGTCAGCCTTTGTTGGTTATTGGTTAATTCAGAAGTCACTGTTCGCACAACttgttccttttcatctgcATTTTCCTCGTCTGATTCCAGAAAactatcatcatcatcatccaacaaatcatcatcattctccaaaaatgaaaatttcttgggTTCGACCTTTCCCTGCTGAATATCGGGATTTGGTTCATTTGTTGATTGGCTATCAAATGGAGCCTGAGCCTGAGCCTGAGCCTGAGCCTGAGCCTGAGCCTGAGCCTGAGCCTGAGCCTGAGCCTGAGCCTGAGCCTGAGCCTGAGCttgaggttgaggttgaggttgaggttgaggttgaggttgaggttgaggttgaggctgaggttgaggttgaggttgaggttgaggttgaggttgaggttgaggttgaggttgaggttgaggttgagCAGAGGCCTGAGCTGGTACTTGAACTTCCCATGGCATTGGCTCATGTTCTGACTCATCAAAAAGCGCATCTACCTGACCTGCATCAACTAAAGGCTTTTGTTGATCATTTTCCTGGCTACCATTAGCGCTAACATCTTTGGTGATTTCCAGGCGATTCGCTTCAGCAGCTTCCCAGGGCATTGGCTCTTCTATCTCACTTGATTCACCAAAGAGTGCATCAACTTGGCCATTATCCTCCGAAGACTTTCGCACTGCTCTTTGATCTTGAAACTCCTTCTCATTATCTTTCTTCGCATCATCCCCCATTGTATTATCCTGACTATTTGCTTCAGCAGTTTCCCAGGGCATTAGCTCCCGCTTATCATCACCCGGATCATCAAACAGTGTGTCAACATGTTCTTGTTTTGATTCTTCAGGAACATGGGCGTTTTTTGCAGTCCTTGTTTGCATTTCCTGATTTTGAGTTAATTCTGaatcatcttttttttgaatttcctGACCTTCATTAAGTTCGGAATCATCTTTCTCCTCAGGACTCGTCGCTGAAGATTCTGCGGTGGGTTCAGCGGGTTGAAAAGTTTCCCATGGCATCTTCTCCTGTTCCTCAGTTCCATAGGACCCCCCAAACAGCTCATCTACCTCATTACCGGACTCTGGTGGCTCATCCTTCAATGCTGTTGACATATGATCCGCGACTTCCGCGGACACTTGGGTCGGTCCTTGTGAGGAAAcaacatttgaagatggGACGGACTCATTCGTATGTGTCTCAGATATTGATGGATCTTGTACCGACTCTATTGAAACCTGTTGTGGCTTACCCAGTGCACTCTTAGCTTGAGACACCTCTTGCACAACATCATTTACGGACGACTGTTCGGTATTAAGCTTTTTTTCCTGTGCTTGATCATCCGTCGAGTACTGTTGAGA contains:
- the BRO1 gene encoding Bro1p (similar to uniprot|P48582 Saccharomyces cerevisiae YPL084W BRO1 Cytoplasmic class E vacuolar protein sorting (VPS) factor that coordinates deubiquitination in the multivesicular body (MVB) pathway by recruiting Doa4p to endosomes), yielding MKACLATLKLKDTEAIDWKKGLVSYLKRSYGSAQWSQFYNDKLAGELNHLRNNANGELALEALLEQNFIYYAFLEQLHLRIGNNSPQLRLHFTWYEAEYDSALKAQKHSQYNVILEKSCILYNIGALLTELAKEKVNKDYKASLTYLMNAVACFEYLSENFLNSPSLDLRADITKFLAELCHAQAQELFLLKLINGPDPTKQASLVSKLSYAAASLYETCHGFFEDEDEEVRDYGDIKWRSLVTCKMFFFKAVTAYYYAVALEQQNKYGEAIAFLNLAGDYLVSSLPYKISLKEFIDFTGFKEELEDKKRQVTRDNDFIYHDAIPQSVQLEVIKSMDAVKSTSFPGQLEPYVNMVAEKCDTLYQGIVPMEIYEKESIYSEEKARFLRNEIDVAETANWEYTSYMEFTNLPKFITDMEARYKTGSTSGSGNPQVDMMKDQLISWSRTVQDSKFNDVDEQMRKINEIRQKIMNTLSTMPPEQRENTVKLKSALLEASESDDKLFSLVKPFIPELKLLKNNEVLWATWGKFEVDNSNQPSLLDIDDTKTEAVLSKLGKLKQLCEDLRLLKEERGRSLSELKEEANNDDITKKILVNRGSTDSELKHMFEVELEKFKPFSARVEATVFKQSATICEMRAELDEISKLSGVEDASGEEKLRMEERQRFFDKIQEAVANFAVFCADLPKGLAFYDSLLKISKGLASSAASQPVVQPLTGSATNSNADPRQVNLESQFKNLNLSSSIPATPMIPPRTYGSSFVRPTVETTPVFGNNSSLAPPVPPKEFGPRRSLQQEFEKEERELQQNPTSFYNRPSVFDENLYSKFSG
- the MBA1 gene encoding Mba1p (similar to uniprot|P38300 Saccharomyces cerevisiae YBR185C MBA1 Protein involved in assembly of mitochondrial respiratory complexes may act as a receptor for proteins destined for export from the mitochondrial matrix to the inner membrane) encodes the protein MHLIDQLHPHHCSPYPRLGSLLSSIMIKSVTLGLTSKPLLYKNCIQVRPLSSTRVILEKSNSKANKTPVDFNARHLGVSTEVYVPPSIGNLPSVFSHPVVVFNALIRRIYTLGLNTVQVGIFRYQSGLKPNFLLWKNRAIQNYVNVNTAFAQKKVSNVKSQISLWVEEALEARSKQLPKHMQLEWQLVKFNEVPKVVSVQAMMIPGRPLEHIQLIYRFNTKQRLIKLNKKSGNTDKLDRDVVDYLVYLCDASTNNLILMGSVFESRPDSKLPKNLEDSTQAAIHRMKMSGDLFRLPPQ
- the SEC16 gene encoding COPII coat assembly protein SEC16 (some similarities with uniprot|P48415 Saccharomyces cerevisiae YPL085W SEC16 COPII vesicle coat protein required for ER transport vesicle budding and autophagosome formation Sec16p is bound to the periphery of ER membranes and may act to stabilize initial COPII complexes interacts with Sec23p Sec24p and Sec31p); the encoded protein is MTMDAKRRKNQKKKLKQKEKKAAADKAAVGESITNGDELDAAVDQAAPFVVDRVAAEEVVPHIFRDGREEIISQDEVDRLGSPQIVPEPMGQAMELAVDSDYEELSPDQRYDEEMSRGQDSRDDNDDDYDDGEEAIEEFGDLPISRLPSQKHHRSASASAAAAAHLSEDTSENDVLLEGSIERRVSLQIKRQSMTGMKPDEAAIVSQQQEALQPVAISGSYQGNGIRFNLPDNQNQESGNDQESRIQNSFPFPSRKHTIDRSLSPNELPQDQGKPEIEEQVEHIQDQEKTDQETGETNERGPVNTIESDKEASVEQENVETQGSEDQGMRRSTEDEEPAQAKPHENISDIPDSTVQSSPPSSVEKMEQEATSESLNENGASAQPEIPIKGTGEPVNNDNQVDELFSGVDTGESQEPMPWENPEPTDNVLENASSPLETEQNEGVKQSVSQQYSTDDQAQEKKLNTEQSSVNDVVQEVSQAKSALGKPQQVSIESVQDPSISETHTNESVPSSNVVSSQGPTQVSAEVADHMSTALKDEPPESGNEVDELFGGSYGTEEQEKMPWETFQPAEPTAESSATSPEEKDDSELNEGQEIQKKDDSELTQNQEMQTRTAKNAHVPEESKQEHVDTLFDDPGDDKRELMPWETAEANSQDNTMGDDAKKDNEKEFQDQRAVRKSSEDNGQVDALFGESSEIEEPMPWEAAEANRLEITKDVSANGSQENDQQKPLVDAGQVDALFDESEHEPMPWEVQVPAQASAQPQPQPQPQPQPQPQPQPQPQPQPQPQPQPQPQPQPQPQPQAQAQAQAQAQAQAQAQAQAQAQAQAQAQAPFDSQSTNEPNPDIQQGKVEPKKFSFLENDDDLLDDDDDSFLESDEENADEKEQVVRTVTSELTNNQQRLTEQPQTHTSSAAASSLNSPTFSHEATSRYKPSNIPQANGQNLQHHGFQTVVPPQAVRANTGTSIVPPQPQVSSGLGSQQRNIVEGQKVIEKINQEKKKSDAFDFPMDLVSKKAEKVHAKPVGVPSSHFSSPPPFELGGQAPPRSSRNNSVASLPSNPYAAVANASKSKIQSPLPPQGVVLPQNTLPLGNQLTAPQAVPLPGSRKSSTRSQYAPAVRTRGFSNVSAGGPISAGASASLPPGFSVSPPHVPVGPASKYAPNSPSKAAVYPPASSVAGPMSAKQAGVPPVNVGASVNGPYAPPNMSKPLPIPSVFPKPVGNVPPQQAQNLPLPNAPPMAAQNIPFPPYGANVTTAGTSAAPEALSPAGASANVAPPINGRGRQTANRVHARSNSSVYAPNQNEYTSKYAPTVHPQYQYTSPPAGPVGVPNPLSTINAYMKSTQPQEVSRPHDAQIPRPVDNEALSQHQFPLFSWSSSEKFLYGISSENGQNAYLLGSSSSVQDFKLVNVDTVLNSKNFLKSFPGPLVKNKTKGKDLQKWLEDHADEFSDDNNLGLTVLSLLKLKLTDNINFKDISRVLYNSDELFLYLSQPVMQPKQLPSAGKLDANNQMRISAYLQTGGQQEALQLALEMKDFSMALLIGSLMGKEKWSEVVKSYLASEIEIAADDSMFLTNLLSLVFQVFVGSSKTAFQEFYVNEAKGRWALENWRMVVAAVLNNVTSGIAPPTSGNLEVPPVVVEFLVEYGIFLYRKEMKLPACILFMIANLPLSSTPVLPNVDVKFEFVGSPYSLEGMIFSEIYEFCVADSKAFPVLIPQKLHHAACLQERGLTTAASKYTDYLSGTLRNLPRKDAFSINLTNQLNNLNASIAGTSTGWLGKPKLSSVWGHLDKSFNKFIGGDDDSLMKKSSGKKVFDGFTPVSSRNNSTIDLSQTPFVPYQGHSKKPSYGQSDPIIPAQVIGHSPIRNPVPIEEVYGGKSQPEPHVRRPSNVNNYQGSPKVSQYAPLHATSSGSAPPQLRRVHTMQPIGGVFPSSSGFSPESSNNVPNFQQEFPPFSGKAQETLDSTLSDGEKPSMKKSQHYSSTPNLLRRSSAVSDTSSVRKGSVNAGKRLADVSLLGEQLEESSEESDLPPEILPKSSSRKIANDGHQLLAERPFLGAHSVLHGNESSPVSTVATESATEEDSDTERTVLRNYQSSWAVPPPRDSPSVSSNPPAMVEKSSGETLRKPDGRQLPPVSANSPPIASQSVDGKTPAAATKNEAGLGIRMEASEPNSISGGKVNPPPIIRTNPYATNSPVRKASSSRRSYLPKGVAQDTSPALKAQSTPEVDVNGLGMFVEETGASKQVKEDELVNSSSTPHEAFSTPALKQESSTTDRPNPISRFDPAKEPEQVSTETFEPVIKRTPEVRAFSPMVVQPPETQYDDVVEDESEDEDEDEVKRKQEEEKKAKEEEEEEERREQERAEKAKKDRENKEKSSSGWFSWLKKDPNEKKPIKAKLGNKKRNFHYDEKLKRWVNNNATEEEKETFSTPPPPPPVVKRMDNGPKTKPRSGSLTAPPKPVPGPVAPKNPITGEPLASPALSATTSHSSSEVSSVAPPSSSNSGVNLAGKKANGLDDLLNLAGGTAGSTRRKKKPGRGYVNVMETK